The proteins below are encoded in one region of Bacillota bacterium:
- a CDS encoding IS1182 family transposase — MLGYVNTNWHVEDTWGWMDRIPKRSFWARFHSWAWEQGNLKDGEFAQLYSDIGRPSVSPAQLTAAILIQLEKELSDRELEEATLYDDRVKYALGMSRNGPGLDAVTLCRFRQRLMAADGAKMLLDKVVAVGKERGLISGETVAIVDTFLVEGSAARQDTITLIRRAVAMVLKVAGFHECREELEQLLERKDYGSPKKPAIDWSNPDEKQALVESLVKDARKLVKAVRERGDAPEELKNAAGFLERVAEQDIEEDGEGRIRIRRGVAKDRVISTVDPEMRHGHKTSSNKTDGYKAHVIGDKKGEWVTGIEEAPANAPDAEKAEELVGQHKARVGQVPPKLLGDCAFGNPELRERLQAKGVEVVAPVPPAPRRDGHFSKDDFEINVEEGYVRCPAGQETRTLAWGKDERGRKIPVYRFPAEVCASCPLRAKCTSSKLGRQVRVHPREEVLQALKKEQKTPEFREEYRQRANIERINCDLKRHGARKARYIGRIKVKFQLMMAAVLHDIKLLLAAFDKQPGELPVQGVVSA, encoded by the coding sequence ATGCTGGGCTACGTCAACACCAACTGGCACGTGGAGGACACCTGGGGATGGATGGACCGCATCCCCAAGAGGTCCTTCTGGGCCCGCTTTCACAGCTGGGCCTGGGAACAAGGCAATTTGAAAGACGGGGAGTTCGCCCAGCTTTACTCCGACATCGGCCGGCCATCGGTGAGCCCTGCCCAGCTCACTGCCGCGATCCTCATCCAGCTGGAGAAGGAGCTTTCCGACCGGGAGCTTGAGGAGGCCACCCTGTACGACGACCGGGTGAAGTACGCCCTGGGCATGTCGCGCAACGGCCCGGGGCTTGACGCGGTGACGTTGTGCCGCTTCCGGCAGCGGCTGATGGCTGCTGACGGCGCCAAGATGCTGCTTGACAAAGTGGTGGCCGTCGGGAAGGAGCGGGGGCTGATCTCGGGAGAGACGGTGGCCATCGTGGACACCTTCCTGGTGGAGGGTTCGGCGGCCAGGCAGGACACCATCACCCTCATCCGGAGGGCGGTGGCCATGGTGCTGAAGGTGGCTGGTTTCCACGAGTGCAGGGAGGAGTTGGAGCAACTCCTGGAGCGGAAGGACTACGGCTCGCCCAAGAAGCCGGCCATCGACTGGTCGAACCCCGATGAGAAGCAGGCCCTGGTGGAGAGCCTGGTCAAGGACGCCCGGAAACTGGTGAAGGCGGTGCGCGAGAGGGGCGATGCCCCGGAAGAACTGAAGAACGCGGCCGGCTTCCTGGAGCGGGTGGCGGAGCAGGACATCGAGGAGGACGGCGAGGGCAGGATACGCATCCGCCGGGGGGTGGCGAAGGACCGGGTGATATCCACGGTTGACCCCGAGATGCGGCACGGGCACAAGACCTCCTCCAACAAGACCGACGGGTACAAGGCGCATGTGATAGGGGACAAGAAGGGCGAGTGGGTCACGGGGATAGAAGAGGCCCCTGCCAATGCCCCTGACGCGGAGAAGGCGGAGGAACTGGTCGGGCAGCACAAGGCGCGGGTTGGCCAGGTTCCTCCGAAGTTGCTGGGTGACTGCGCCTTTGGTAACCCCGAGTTGCGGGAGAGGCTGCAGGCCAAAGGGGTGGAGGTGGTGGCGCCCGTCCCCCCTGCTCCCCGGCGGGACGGTCACTTCAGCAAGGACGACTTCGAGATCAACGTGGAGGAAGGGTATGTGAGGTGCCCGGCGGGGCAGGAGACGAGGACGCTCGCCTGGGGCAAGGATGAGCGCGGGCGCAAGATTCCCGTGTACAGGTTCCCGGCCGAGGTGTGCGCGTCCTGCCCCCTGCGGGCCAAGTGCACGTCGAGCAAGCTGGGCAGGCAGGTCAGGGTGCATCCCCGCGAGGAAGTACTGCAGGCCCTCAAGAAAGAGCAGAAGACACCCGAGTTTCGGGAGGAGTACAGGCAGCGGGCGAACATCGAGAGGATCAACTGTGATCTCAAGCGCCACGGTGCCCGCAAGGCACGGTACATCGGACGCATCAAGGTGAAGTTTCAACTGATGATGGCAGCCGTGCTTCACGACATCAAGCTCCTCCTGGCAGCCTTTGACAAGCAGCCTGGGGAACTCCCTGTACAGGGGGTAGTGTCGGCTTGA
- a CDS encoding flavin reductase family protein: MVKRSVDPQRGFFPQPAYLIGAFREDGEPNFTLVTWITFCCVNPPTLMFSSRGKRMTSACVLRTELFSANLVTTGMLPVADYCGNTSGFNTNKCLDTGASWSRGVVLDVPVLEDSPWIFECALVRTVEHGDSVVFFGEVKNILVDERIPDPAYGKVDMAGLDPVIYAPVHYYNVGQRVGSVGDSKRVFAQR; this comes from the coding sequence ATGGTCAAGCGTTCGGTCGATCCCCAGCGTGGGTTCTTTCCCCAGCCCGCGTACCTCATCGGAGCTTTCCGGGAGGATGGCGAGCCGAATTTTACGCTGGTGACGTGGATCACGTTCTGCTGCGTGAACCCCCCGACCCTCATGTTCTCCTCGCGCGGCAAGAGGATGACATCGGCGTGCGTGTTGAGGACCGAACTGTTCTCCGCCAACCTGGTCACCACCGGCATGCTGCCGGTGGCTGACTACTGCGGCAACACCTCCGGATTCAACACGAACAAGTGCCTGGATACGGGGGCGTCCTGGTCGCGTGGCGTGGTCCTTGATGTGCCGGTGCTCGAGGATTCGCCCTGGATCTTTGAATGCGCCCTGGTGAGGACAGTGGAGCACGGCGACAGCGTCGTGTTCTTCGGTGAGGTGAAGAACATCCTCGTCGACGAACGGATACCCGATCCAGCGTACGGCAAGGTCGACATGGCCGGCCTCGATCCCGTTATATACGCGCCCGTCCACTACTACAACGTGGGCCAGCGGGTGGGCTCCGTTGGTGACTCCAAGCGGGTTTTCGCCCAACGATAA